In one window of Anser cygnoides isolate HZ-2024a breed goose chromosome 3, Taihu_goose_T2T_genome, whole genome shotgun sequence DNA:
- the GNG4 gene encoding guanine nucleotide-binding protein G(I)/G(S)/G(O) subunit gamma-4 yields the protein MKELMSNSTTSISQARKAVEQLKMEAYMDRMKVSKAAADLLAYCDAHIGEDPLIIPVPASENPFREKKLFCTIL from the exons atgaaggaatTAATGTCGAACAGTACAACCAGTATATCTCAAGCCAGGAAAGCCGTGGAGCAATTGAAAATGGAAGCATACATGGACAGAATGAAG GTATCCAAGGCTGCAGCAGATTTATTGGCATACTGTGATGCTCATATTGGAGAAGATCCCCTTATTATTCCAGTACCTGCATCTGAAAATCCCTTCAGGGAGAAGAAACTCTTTTGTACTATCCTTTGA